One window of the Pseudomonas knackmussii B13 genome contains the following:
- a CDS encoding DoxX family protein translates to MQSLIKAVTRPLDSLAAWSADIPLRLFLAWEFLESGLEKWNGDNWFAQIHDAFPFPFNYLPASFDWQVSMWAELIAPLLLLLGLGTRFASAALAVVTVVAIAAVHWPAHWSTLAELAQGYSISDNGFGNYKLPLIYLVALLPLMLKGSGRLSLDALLRRR, encoded by the coding sequence ATGCAAAGCCTGATCAAAGCCGTCACCCGCCCGCTCGACAGCCTCGCCGCCTGGAGCGCCGACATACCCCTGCGCCTGTTCCTGGCCTGGGAGTTCCTCGAATCGGGCCTGGAGAAATGGAACGGCGACAACTGGTTCGCGCAGATCCACGACGCCTTTCCCTTCCCCTTCAACTACCTGCCGGCGAGCTTCGACTGGCAGGTGTCGATGTGGGCCGAACTGATCGCCCCGCTGCTCCTGCTGCTGGGCCTGGGCACCCGCTTCGCCTCGGCGGCGCTGGCAGTCGTGACAGTCGTGGCCATCGCCGCCGTGCACTGGCCGGCACACTGGTCGACCCTCGCCGAACTGGCCCAGGGCTACTCGATCAGCGACAACGGCTTCGGCAACTACAAGCTGCCGCTGATCTACCTGGTCGCCCTGCTGCCGCTGATGCTCAAGGGCTCCGGCCGGCTCAGCCTGGATGCGCTGCTGCGCCGGCGCTGA
- a CDS encoding ferric reductase-like transmembrane domain-containing protein — translation MSRPLARPSLHGWRLFALLALAVLVATALALAAQPQWVEALRSAIRVTARTSFAIFPATFLASSLASLMPSPATRALLRERRFLGLSFAFSHFVHGVLILVYVKLFPESFWHGRSVAANIPGSVGYVFILLLTLTSFPAAVKALGARSWKLLHGTGTWVLAAIFCLSFYKRIPLNPWYAVGLALIASAIVIKLVAKLAGHKRRSALALSSR, via the coding sequence ATGTCCCGACCCCTCGCCCGACCCAGCCTGCACGGCTGGCGCCTGTTCGCCCTGCTCGCACTCGCCGTACTCGTCGCCACTGCGCTAGCGCTGGCCGCCCAGCCGCAATGGGTCGAAGCGCTGCGCAGCGCCATCCGCGTCACCGCGCGCACCTCGTTCGCGATCTTCCCGGCGACCTTCCTCGCCTCCTCGCTCGCCAGCCTCATGCCCAGCCCGGCCACCCGCGCGCTGCTGCGCGAGCGACGCTTCCTCGGCCTGTCCTTCGCCTTCTCGCACTTCGTCCACGGCGTGCTGATCCTGGTCTACGTGAAGCTGTTCCCCGAATCCTTCTGGCACGGCCGCTCGGTGGCCGCGAACATCCCCGGGTCGGTGGGCTACGTGTTCATCCTGCTGCTCACCCTGACCAGCTTCCCGGCGGCCGTGAAAGCCCTTGGCGCGCGCTCCTGGAAGCTGCTGCACGGCACGGGCACCTGGGTGCTGGCAGCGATCTTCTGCCTGTCCTTCTACAAGCGCATCCCGCTGAACCCCTGGTACGCCGTCGGCCTCGCCCTGATCGCCAGCGCCATCGTCATCAAGCTCGTCGCCAAGCTGGCCGGGCATAAACGCCGCTCCGCCCTCGCCCTTTCTTCCCGTTGA